AATTGTCAATATACGGAGTGGTGATTGAAGAGGAAAGTGAAGACTATCATGCATGCCATTTTCAATGTAATGATAAAAAAATTATATTTCGAAAGTCAAAGATCACACCTAAAAAAATAGGACAATTTGTAACATTGTGGAAACGAAATCAAAACGGTATCATTGAACCCTTTTCTTTTAGTGATAGTTTTAATTTTTGTATCATAGAGACTATTGTTAAAAATAAA
The sequence above is a segment of the Leptospira sp. WS39.C2 genome. Coding sequences within it:
- a CDS encoding MepB family protein produces the protein MSIYGVVIEEESEDYHACHFQCNDKKIIFRKSKITPKKIGQFVTLWKRNQNGIIEPFSFSDSFNFCIIETIVKNKIGYFLFTKEILNEQGILSGKHEGKRGFRIYPTWDQPNNKQGNVTQKWQSPFFITWSDHQIEKKEIIANFDRIFE